The nucleotide sequence TCAGGTGTTTCTGGCCGGGGACCGACCGCGCGCCGCCCATCGTGTCGTACATCAGCAGACCGGCCGCGGTGTACGGGCGCTCCCAGACCCGGTGGGTCAGCGGGTACAGGAAGCTGACCGGCTTCACCAGATGCGGGGCGATCGTGGTCAGCATCAGCTCGCGTTCCCGCAGAGCTTCCCGCACCAGACCGAATTCCAGCTGTTCGAGGTAACGGAGCCCGCCGTGGAAGAGTTTGCTGGACCGGCTCGACGTGCCCGAGGCGAGGTCGCGCGCTTCGACGAGGGCGACCCGCAGGCCGCGTGTCGCGGCGTCGAGCGCCGTGCCCGCCCCGACCACTCCGCCGCCGATGACGACGAGGTCGAACTTGTCCTCACCCAGCCGCTGCCAAGACTCTTCCCGCTTGAGCGGTCCCAGCCTGGCGGGGCTGTTTTCGGCTTCGCGCTGAGAGCTTGCCACGTGACATTCCTCCTTGGTGCCGCTGTGACTCCAGCATCGCACGATCGGCCGCGACCGGTCCGTTATGCGGGTGACACGTGTGGCGTAACCCTCGTCGATCTTGGAAGGATTGGTTCCCAACACGCCTGGAAGGAACAAATACGCGACGGTAACGTGCCACGGACGTGGGTCGGCAAGGGCGCCGTAGCACACCGTGTTCGACCCTGCGCGGAATGTCCAAAGTGGAGGTCAAGCGGTGAGTGCAGGAGCCATATTCGTCTGGGAACTGCTGGGAACGGCGGTCCTGATCCTGTTGGGTAACGGCGTGGTCGCCAACCACGTGTTGCGCAAGAACAACGGCCACAACGGCGGCGTCGTGATGATCACCCTCGGGTGGGCGTTCGCGGTCTTCGCCGGTGCCAGCATCGCCGCGCCGAGCGGCGCGCACCTGAACCCCGCGGTGACGCTGGGCCTCGCCATCGCGGACAAGACGAAGTGGGCGGACGTCCCGATCTACTTCGCCGGGCAGCTGGTCGGCGCGATCCTCGGTGCCGTGCTCTGCTGGGCCGCCTACAAACTCCAGTTCGACGACCACCCGCAGCGCGACGAGACGCTCGGCATCTTCTCGACCGCGCCGCAGATCCCGAACAAGGCGTGGAACCTCGTCACCGAGATCATCGGCACCTTCGTGCTGGTCGCGTGGATCCTGCTCAGCCCGGTCTACGCCAACGCCACGGGTGAGGGCGGCACCCCGAACTTCGGCAACTCCGCGCTCGGCTACGCGGGTGTAGCGTTCGTCGTGCTGGTCATCGGCCAGTCCCTCGGTGGCCCGACCGGTTACGCCATCAACCCGGCCCGAGACCTCGGCCCCCGCATCGCGTACGCGTTCCTGCTGCCCATCAAGAACAAGGCCAACCCGAACTGGGGCTACTCCTGGATCCCGGTCGCCGGCCCGCTGGTCGGCGGTGCCCTGGCCGCCCTGCTGTTCCTCGCCGTCCACAACCTCACCTGAGACTGGAGTTTTCGATGACTTCGTACGTAGCCGCGATCGACCAGGGCACCACGTCGACCCGCTGCATGATCTTCGACCACTCCGGCCGGGTGGTCGCCGTGGACCAGCGGGAACACGAGCAAATCTTCCCGAAAGCGGGCTGGGTCGAGCACAACGCCGAGGAGATCTGGGAGAACACGCGGGCCGTCGCCGCGGGCGCGCTGGCCAAGGGCGACCTGGTCGCGAGCGACATCGTCGCGGTCGGCATCACCAACCAGCGCGAGACCACGCTCGTGTGGGACGGCACCACCGGCAAGCCGGTGTACAACGCGATCGTCTGGCAGGACACCCGCACCGACAAGATCGTCGCCGACCTGGGCGCGCTCGGCGGCGGTCAGGAGCGCTACCGCGCGAAGGTGGGCCTGCCGCTGGCGACCTACTTCTCGGGCCCGAAGATCAAGTGGATCCTCGACAACGTCGACGGTGCCCGCGCGAAGGCCGAAGCCGGTGACCTGATCTTCGGCAACATGGACACCTGGGTGCTGTGGAACATGACCGGTGGGGTCG is from Amycolatopsis lurida and encodes:
- a CDS encoding MIP/aquaporin family protein — its product is MSAGAIFVWELLGTAVLILLGNGVVANHVLRKNNGHNGGVVMITLGWAFAVFAGASIAAPSGAHLNPAVTLGLAIADKTKWADVPIYFAGQLVGAILGAVLCWAAYKLQFDDHPQRDETLGIFSTAPQIPNKAWNLVTEIIGTFVLVAWILLSPVYANATGEGGTPNFGNSALGYAGVAFVVLVIGQSLGGPTGYAINPARDLGPRIAYAFLLPIKNKANPNWGYSWIPVAGPLVGGALAALLFLAVHNLT